One region of Baekduia soli genomic DNA includes:
- a CDS encoding TrpB-like pyridoxal phosphate-dependent enzyme translates to MADDRTTFLLTADDIPTHWVNIAADLPGDPPPPPLSPRTGQPAGPEDLAAIFPMALIEQEVSAEASIAIPDAVRDAYQLWRPTPMRRARRLEQALNTPARIYYKYEGGSPAGSHKPNSAVPQAYANKEAGITRLATETGAGQWGSSLAFACSLFGLECEVWMVGSSYDQKPYRRSMIQTWGGTVHRSPSDRTEAGRANASHPTGSLGIAISEAVEVAAQREDTNYALGSVLNHVLLHQTVIGIEAIAQMEMAGDRPDVVIGCVGGGSNFGGIAFPFLREKLRGDRDVRFVAAEPAACPTLTRGVYRYDFGDTAGLTPLMPMYTLGHDFVPAPVHAGGLRYHGDSPLVSALVRAGLVEARAYRQNETFEAAVRFARTEGVIPAPEPAHAIRAAIEEAEAAREAGEKRVILFNLCGHGHFDLAAYDAYLAGTLEDPEFSDADMQDALTRLPEAPLLA, encoded by the coding sequence ATGGCCGACGACCGCACGACCTTCCTCCTCACCGCCGACGACATCCCGACGCACTGGGTCAACATCGCGGCCGATCTGCCCGGCGATCCCCCACCCCCGCCGCTGAGCCCGCGCACGGGCCAGCCGGCCGGGCCCGAGGACCTCGCCGCGATCTTCCCGATGGCGCTCATCGAACAGGAGGTCTCGGCCGAGGCGTCCATCGCGATCCCCGACGCCGTGCGCGACGCCTACCAGCTCTGGCGCCCGACCCCGATGCGCCGCGCCCGCCGCCTCGAGCAGGCCCTGAACACGCCGGCGCGCATCTACTACAAGTACGAGGGCGGCTCGCCTGCCGGCTCGCACAAGCCCAACAGCGCCGTCCCCCAGGCCTACGCCAACAAGGAGGCCGGGATCACCCGCCTGGCCACGGAGACCGGCGCCGGCCAGTGGGGCTCGAGCCTCGCGTTCGCGTGCTCGCTGTTCGGCCTGGAGTGCGAGGTGTGGATGGTCGGCTCCTCCTATGACCAGAAGCCCTACCGGCGCTCGATGATCCAGACCTGGGGCGGCACCGTGCACCGCTCCCCCAGCGACCGCACGGAGGCCGGCCGCGCGAACGCCTCCCACCCGACGGGGTCGCTGGGCATCGCGATCTCCGAGGCCGTCGAGGTCGCCGCCCAGCGCGAGGACACCAACTACGCGCTGGGCTCGGTCCTCAACCACGTGCTGCTGCACCAGACCGTCATCGGCATCGAGGCCATCGCCCAGATGGAGATGGCCGGCGACCGGCCCGACGTCGTCATCGGCTGCGTCGGGGGCGGCTCGAACTTCGGCGGCATCGCGTTCCCGTTCCTGCGCGAGAAGCTGCGCGGCGACCGCGACGTGCGCTTCGTCGCCGCCGAGCCCGCCGCGTGCCCGACGCTCACGCGCGGCGTCTACCGCTACGACTTCGGCGACACCGCCGGGCTGACGCCGCTCATGCCCATGTACACGCTGGGCCACGACTTCGTGCCCGCCCCCGTCCACGCCGGTGGCCTGCGCTACCACGGCGACTCGCCGCTGGTCAGCGCCCTCGTGAGGGCCGGCCTGGTCGAGGCCCGCGCCTACCGCCAGAACGAGACGTTCGAGGCCGCGGTGCGCTTCGCGCGCACCGAGGGCGTGATCCCCGCGCCCGAGCCCGCGCACGCGATCCGCGCGGCGATCGAGGAGGCCGAGGCCGCCCGCGAGGCCGGCGAGAAGCGCGTGATCCTGTTCAACCTCTGCGGCCACGGACACTTCGACCTGGCGGCCTACGACGCGTACCTGGCCGGCACCCTGGAGGACCCGGAGTTCTCCGACGCCGACATGCAGGATGCGCTGACGCGGCTGCCCGAGGCGCCGCTGCTCGCCTAG
- the glpK gene encoding glycerol kinase GlpK, whose product MILGIDQGTTGSRAFIFDEQGKVVTSAYSEFEQFFPRPGRVEHDAAEIWDVTRKVCHEALQDAGIDGSGLTAIGITNQRETAVAWDGKTGEPLHRAIVWQDRRTAGRCDRLKAEGLEAMFRARTGLVLDAYFSGTKYEWMLKEGGVPQDALFGTIDAWLLFKLTGRHATDYSNASRTLLFNIRELAWDAELCETLGVPIGSLPEPVRNAEVLGETEEFGGKVPVAAMVGDQQGALYGQACQEPGLGKNTYGTGNFLLQNAGEGSPLLEQGLITTIAWGIGDRVDYALESSMFVTGAGIQWLRDGLQIIEAASETEELAGSLETNDGVYFVPALTGLGSPHWDPYARGTIVGLTRGSTRAHIARAALEAIAYQTVDAVRAQNTALGVRLKELRADGGATANAWLMQFQSDVLGVPVVIPEIADTTVLGAAYLAGVATGTWTEEDVKGLWAESRRYEPRMSDDQAQSLLADWRRALQRSGRWVIPE is encoded by the coding sequence ATGATCCTCGGGATCGACCAGGGCACCACGGGTTCGCGCGCCTTCATCTTCGACGAGCAGGGCAAGGTCGTCACGAGCGCCTACTCGGAGTTCGAGCAGTTCTTCCCCCGGCCCGGCCGGGTCGAGCACGACGCCGCCGAGATCTGGGACGTCACCAGGAAGGTCTGCCACGAGGCGCTGCAGGACGCCGGCATCGACGGGAGCGGGCTCACGGCGATCGGCATCACGAACCAGCGCGAGACCGCGGTCGCGTGGGACGGGAAGACGGGCGAGCCGTTGCACCGCGCGATCGTCTGGCAGGACCGGCGCACCGCCGGCCGCTGCGACCGCCTGAAGGCCGAGGGCCTCGAGGCGATGTTCCGCGCGCGCACCGGCCTGGTGCTCGACGCGTACTTCAGCGGCACGAAGTACGAGTGGATGCTCAAGGAGGGCGGCGTCCCCCAGGACGCGCTGTTCGGCACGATCGACGCCTGGCTGCTCTTCAAGCTGACCGGCCGCCACGCCACGGACTACTCCAACGCGTCGCGGACCTTGTTGTTCAACATCCGCGAGCTGGCGTGGGACGCCGAGCTGTGCGAGACGCTCGGGGTGCCCATCGGGTCGCTGCCCGAGCCGGTGCGCAACGCCGAGGTGCTCGGCGAGACCGAGGAGTTCGGCGGCAAGGTCCCCGTCGCGGCGATGGTCGGCGACCAGCAGGGCGCCCTCTACGGGCAGGCCTGCCAGGAGCCGGGCCTGGGCAAGAACACCTACGGCACGGGCAACTTCCTGCTGCAGAACGCGGGCGAGGGCTCGCCGCTGCTCGAGCAGGGCCTCATCACGACGATCGCCTGGGGCATCGGCGACCGCGTCGACTACGCCCTGGAGTCCTCCATGTTCGTCACGGGCGCCGGGATCCAGTGGCTGCGCGACGGGCTGCAGATCATCGAGGCCGCCTCGGAGACCGAGGAGCTGGCGGGCTCGCTGGAGACCAACGACGGCGTGTACTTCGTCCCGGCGCTCACCGGCCTGGGCTCCCCGCACTGGGATCCCTACGCCCGCGGCACGATCGTCGGCCTGACGCGCGGCTCGACCCGGGCCCACATCGCGCGCGCCGCCCTGGAGGCCATCGCCTACCAGACCGTCGACGCGGTCCGCGCCCAGAACACCGCGCTCGGCGTGCGCCTGAAGGAGCTGCGGGCCGACGGCGGCGCGACGGCCAACGCCTGGCTCATGCAGTTCCAGTCCGACGTGCTCGGCGTGCCGGTCGTCATCCCCGAGATCGCCGACACCACCGTGCTCGGCGCGGCCTACCTCGCGGGCGTGGCGACGGGGACCTGGACCGAGGAGGACGTCAAGGGCCTGTGGGCCGAGTCCCGGCGCTACGAGCCCCGGATGAGCGACGACCAGGCGCAATCGCTGCTGGCCGACTGGCGCCGGGCGCTGCAGCGCTCCGGGCGCTGGGTGATCCCCGAGTAG
- a CDS encoding alkaline phosphatase D family protein, which translates to MPASPDDPPALVLGPLLRYAGEREATVWVETDRPCTVGVLGHEEPTFWVAGHHYALVCVGGLEPATTTPYEVALDGTIRWPSPETEGPPSVIRTLDPEGPLHAVFGSCQVCVPHVPPYALTKDQDRRGREVDALLALTERLRGGTPTDLPDVLLLLGDQVYSDEISLGTRRRIEERERRGDPARADPPEGQIADFEEYTSLYHDAWGTPAMRWLLSTVSSAMIFDDHDVHDDWNISWTWVQQMRALPWWRERIIGAYMSYWIYQHLGNLSPAELEQDPVYAEVRGGREDAEPVLRRFAEEAAREIAGTRWSYRRDFGRTRLLVLDSRAGRVLDEQRREMLSEEGWAWVQESMDGERDHLLIATTLPWLLSPGLHHLEACSEAVCAGAWGRTAARLGEKVRQALDLEHWPAFHDSFVRLAELIHAVGSGARGPAPASIILLSGDVHHAYLAEASFPGLAPLRSAVIQAVCSPIRNPLDRRERRVLRAALSRPAAALARRMARSAGVAPEPVQWRFVDGPTFDNQVGFVTLDRCGARVAIEKTRPEDWAAPRLHRSLERTVA; encoded by the coding sequence TTGCCCGCCTCGCCCGACGACCCCCCCGCCCTCGTCCTCGGTCCCCTGCTCCGCTACGCCGGCGAGCGGGAGGCCACGGTGTGGGTCGAGACCGACCGCCCGTGCACGGTCGGCGTGCTCGGCCACGAGGAGCCGACGTTCTGGGTGGCCGGCCACCACTACGCGCTCGTGTGCGTCGGCGGCCTGGAGCCCGCGACGACGACGCCCTACGAGGTCGCGCTCGACGGCACGATCCGCTGGCCGTCGCCGGAGACCGAGGGGCCGCCGAGCGTGATCCGGACGCTGGATCCCGAGGGACCGCTGCACGCGGTCTTCGGCTCCTGCCAGGTCTGCGTGCCGCACGTGCCGCCCTACGCGCTGACCAAGGATCAGGACAGGCGCGGCCGCGAGGTCGACGCGCTGCTCGCGCTGACCGAGCGGCTGCGGGGCGGGACGCCGACCGATCTCCCCGACGTGCTGCTGCTGCTCGGCGACCAGGTCTACTCCGACGAGATCTCGCTGGGCACCCGGCGCCGGATCGAGGAGCGCGAGCGCCGCGGCGACCCCGCGCGAGCCGACCCGCCCGAGGGCCAGATCGCCGACTTCGAGGAGTACACCTCGCTGTACCACGACGCGTGGGGCACGCCGGCGATGCGCTGGCTGCTGTCGACGGTGTCCAGCGCGATGATCTTCGACGACCACGACGTCCACGACGACTGGAACATCTCGTGGACCTGGGTCCAGCAGATGCGGGCGCTGCCCTGGTGGCGCGAGCGCATCATCGGGGCCTACATGTCGTACTGGATCTACCAGCACCTCGGGAACCTGTCGCCCGCCGAGCTGGAGCAGGACCCGGTCTACGCCGAGGTCCGCGGCGGCCGCGAGGACGCCGAGCCGGTGCTGCGGCGCTTCGCCGAGGAGGCCGCGCGAGAGATCGCCGGCACGCGCTGGAGCTACCGCCGCGACTTCGGGCGCACCCGCCTGCTCGTGCTCGACTCGCGGGCCGGCCGGGTGCTCGACGAGCAGCGCCGCGAGATGCTCTCCGAGGAGGGCTGGGCCTGGGTGCAGGAGAGCATGGACGGCGAGCGCGACCATCTGCTCATCGCCACCACGCTGCCGTGGCTGCTGTCGCCCGGCCTGCACCACCTCGAGGCCTGCAGCGAGGCGGTGTGCGCCGGGGCGTGGGGCCGGACCGCCGCGCGGCTGGGCGAGAAGGTCCGCCAGGCGCTGGACCTCGAGCACTGGCCCGCGTTCCACGACTCGTTCGTGCGCCTGGCCGAGCTGATCCACGCCGTGGGCTCGGGCGCCCGCGGCCCGGCACCCGCCTCGATCATCCTGCTGTCGGGCGACGTCCACCACGCCTACCTGGCCGAGGCCTCCTTCCCCGGCCTGGCGCCGCTGCGCAGCGCGGTGATCCAGGCGGTGTGCTCGCCGATCCGCAACCCGCTGGACCGCCGCGAGCGCCGCGTCCTGCGCGCGGCCCTGTCGCGCCCGGCGGCCGCGCTGGCCCGGCGGATGGCCCGCAGCGCGGGCGTCGCTCCCGAGCCCGTGCAGTGGCGCTTCGTCGACGGGCCGACGTTCGACAACCAGGTCGGCTTCGTGACGCTGGACCGCTGCGGCGCGCGTGTCGCCATCGAGAAGACCCGCCCGGAGGACTGGGCGGCGCCGCGGCTGCACCGCTCGCTGGAGCGGACGGTGGCGTAG